The Desulfovibrio sp. TomC DNA segment TGTAAACCTCCCGTTCTTAGTGCCAGTCGAAAGTTGAGACCTCCTGCGAGTTGATGGCGAGGTACTCGGAGGGGGTAAGGTCTCCGAGGGATTCATGGGGCCGTTGTTCATTGTACTGCTTCAGCCAATCGTCCACGATCTCTCTGACTTCGCTCAACCTGCTGAAAATATAGAAGTCCAATACCTCATGGCGGAAGGTCCGGTTGAACCGCTCGATATACGAGTTCTGCGTGGGCTTGCCCGGCTCGATAAATTCCAACTCCACGCCGTGGCGCTCGGCCCAGTCGGCCAAGGTCACGGACACAAGCTCAGGACCATTATCCAACCGGAGTTTTGCCGGGCATCCTCTCCAGGCTATCACCCGATCCAAAACCCGGATGATCCTGGCCGCCGGCAGCGTCGTGTCCACCTCGATGGCCAACGCCTCGCGGTTGAAGTCATCAAGCACATTGAACGTGCGAAACCGCTGTCCGTTCATCAGTACGTCGCTCATGAAATCCACCGACCAACACACGTTGGCGGCCATAGGCACGGAAAGCTTCTCGGGATGCCTTGACGGCAGCCGCTTTTTGCCCTTGCGGCGCAGGTTCAGCTTCAAGGCGCAATACACCCGGTAGACCCGTTTGTGGTTCCAAGTCGGCTGCTGCCTGTGCATCAACGAAAACAATTTTCCAAAGCCGTATCGTGGAAACTGCTCGGCCAGGCCGATAAGCGCTTCAATCACTTGCCCATCTTCAGAGGGCTTGGGCTGATAGCCATACACAGACCTGCTCAGACCAAAAACACAGCAGGCTCTCCGAAGACTCAGTCCATGCACAATGTGGACGTATGTGATCAACTCTCGCTTGTCGTCTGGCCTTACAACTTTTTTGCGATCACATCCTTCAGGGCCTGATTCTCCAGGCTCAGCTCGGCAAACATCTGCTTGAGGCGGCTGTGCTCGCTTTCAAGATCCTTGAGACGTCGCACATCG contains these protein-coding regions:
- a CDS encoding IS3 family transposase (programmed frameshift), with product MRKSRFSETQIVKMLKEAEAGRPVADICRENGISATTFYKWKTKYGGMEASDVRRLKDLESEHSRLKQMFAELSLENQALKDVIAKKFVRPDDKRELITYVHIVHGLSLRRACCVFGLSRSVYGYQPKPSEDGQVIEALIGLAEQFPRYGFGKLFSLMHRQQPTWNHKRVYRVYCALKLNLRRKGKKRLPSRHPEKLSVPMAANVCWSVDFMSDVLMNGQRFRTFNVLDDFNREALAIEVDTTLPAARIIRVLDRVIAWRGCPAKLRLDNGPELVSVTLADWAERHGVELEFIEPGKPTQNSYIERFNRTFRHEVLDFYIFSRLSEVREIVDDWLKQYNEQRPHESLGDLTPSEYLAINSQEVSTFDWH